The Coffea arabica cultivar ET-39 chromosome 1e, Coffea Arabica ET-39 HiFi, whole genome shotgun sequence genome has a window encoding:
- the LOC113733082 gene encoding protein indeterminate-domain 12-like, translated as MFHYTVMSNSASLSEEASVSSVSKVQDFGSLNPMVQTSSSHQQPQKIKKKRNLPGNPDPDAEVIALSPKTLLATNRFVCEICNKGFQRDQNLQLHRRGHNLPWKLKQRNNKEIKKRAYVCPEPTCVHHHPSRALGDLTGIKKHYCRKHGEKKWKCEKCSKIYAVQSDWKAHTKTCGTREYRCDCGTLFSRKDSFITHRAFCDALAQESARLSANSVLASTAAATANPQLFRLNFHQTTTTPSSLFPFPPTQHDQQQPHFPNPPTPTPTDHHISLNHPWVDSCQNPKPTQYPNQPQLLHDIKPETLHLPISSQFLYQEPPPPTHKRINIPSLIPVQTQLNDTAGVHHLSATALLQKAATLGAHSVGHVNSAMTQLDMSTIGHVTNGIPPEYSGFTTSANLAAWQKSDRLTRDFLGLTGDHQSCGGGGGSVNGNGNANIDVNVNVNMRGVLSFTGSVEFPATYERDLSLLKHQSFGFAEPAASEAWRNCSRV; from the exons ATGTTTCACTACACAGTAATGTCTAACTCAGCTTCTCTGTCTGAGGAAGCTAGTGTCTCTTCTGTCTCTAAGGTTCAAGATTTTGGCAGCTTAAATCCTATGGTTCAGACCAGTTCATCTCATCAGCAGCCTCAGAAGATCAAGAAGAAGAGAAATCTCCCTGGAAATCCGG ACCCTGATGCTGAGGTGATTGCATTATCACCAAAGACACTTCTGGCTACAAATCGTTTTGTTTGTGAGATCTGCAACAAGGGATTTCAGAGAGATCAGAACCTTCAGCTTCATAGGAGGGGCCACAACCTTCCCTGGAAACTGAAACAAAGAAACAacaaagaaatcaagaaaagagCGTATGTTTGCCCAGAGCCCACGTGCGTTCATCACCACCCCTCAAGGGCTCTTGGTGATCTTACGGGGATCAAGAAACACTACTGCAGGAAACATGGGGAGAAGAAATGGAAGTGTGAGAAGTGCTCAAAGATATATGCAGTTCAATCAGATTGGAAAGCTCACACAAAAACCTGCGGAACTAGAGAATATAGATGTGATTGTGGTACCCTTTTTTCCAG GAAGGATAGCTTCATCACCCACAGAGCATTCTGCGATGCTTTGGCTCAGGAAAGTGCAAGACTCTCAGCAAACTCAGTACTCGCCTCAACAGCAGCAGCCACCGCCAACCCACAGCTCTTCCGTCTAAATTTCCATCAGACCACCACCACCCCATCATCCCTCTTCCCATTCCCGCCAACCCAACATGATCAACAGCAGCCCCACTTCCCAAACCCTCCTACTCCTACTCCAACTGATCATCACATTTCCCTTAACCACCCTTGGGTCGATTCTTGTCAAAACCCTAAACCTACCCAATACCCAAACCAACCACAACTTCTTCACGATATCAAGCCTGAAACCCTCCACCTTCCCATTTCTTCGCAGTTTTTATATCAAGAACCACCGCCACCAACCCACAAGAGGATCAATATCCCGTCATTAATACCTGTCCAAACCCAGCTCAATGACACTGCCGGCGTTCATCATCTCTCCGCCACCGCTCTCCTTCAAAAGGCGGCCACCCTGGGTGCACATTCTGTTGGTCACGTCAACTCTGCTATGACTCAGCTCGACATGAGCACCATTGGTCACGTCACCAATGGAATCCCGCCTGAGTACTCGGGCTTCACCACCTCCGCAAATCTTGCTGCGTGGCAAAAAAGTGACCGTCTCACCAGGGATTTTCTTGGCTTGACCGGTGATCACCAGTCATGTGGCGGCGGCGGCGGTTCTGTCAACGGGAATGGAAATGCGAATATTGACGTTAATGTTAACGTGAATATGAGAGGTGTGCTATCATTCACCGGGAGCGTGGAGTTCCCGGCCACTTATGAGCGTGACCTTTCACTGCTGAAGCACCAGAGCTTTGGTTTTGCTGAGCCTGCAGCCTCGGAAGCTTGGAGAAATTGTTCAAGAGTTTGA
- the LOC113733092 gene encoding heat stress transcription factor A-7a isoform X2 produces the protein MDPPYPVKEEYPDQYHAGSSSSPPGTLAPQPMEGLHDAGPPPFLTKTFDMVDDSTTDHIVSWSRGGHSFVVWDPHAFSTALLPRFFKHNNFSSFVRQLNTYGFRKIDPDKWEFANEAFLRGQKHLLRNIRRRKAPSQPTSPQQALGPCVEVGRFGLDAEVDRLRRDKQVLMMELVKLRQQQQSTRAHLQSMEVRLQGTEKKQQHMMSFLAKAMQNPEFIHQLIQQKDKRKELEEAFTKKRPRPIDQGPGGGESSRSGEVRNHVKAEPSEFGDHYGYQVSELEALALEMQGFGRAARRDRDEEQDELEKELDEGFWEELLNEGFDEEGETGKEGGGEEDVNVLADRIPF, from the exons ATGGATCCTCCGTACCCTGTTAAGGAAGAGTATCCGGATCAGTACCATGCTGGATCAAGCTCATCTCCGCCCGGGACGCTAGCGCCGCAGCCAATGGAAGGGCTACACGACGCGGGCCCTCCGCCCTTCCTGACCAAGACCTTTGACATGGTGGATGATTCCACCACTGATCACATTGTTTCTTGGAGCAGAGGAGGTCACAGTTTCGTTGTGTGGGATCCTCATGCCTTCTCCACCGCCCTCCTCCCTAGATTCTTTAAGCACAACAATTTCTCTAGCTTTGTCCGCCAACTAAACACTTAC GGCTTTAGAAAGATTGATCCTGATAAATGGGAGTTTGCTAATGAAGCATTTCTTAGGGGTCAGAAGCACCTACTGCGGAACATCAGGAGAAGAAAGGCACCTTCGCAGCCTACTTCTCCACAGCAAGCTCTTGGCCCTTGTGTTGAAGTAGGAAGATTTGGACTTGATGCAGAAGTGGATCGATTGCGGCGGGACAAGCAGGTACTGATGATGGAACTCGTTAAACTTAGACAGCAGCAGCAAAGCACAAGAGCACACCTTCAGTCAATGGAGGTGAGGTTACAGGGCACAGAGAAGAAGCAGCAACACATGATGAGTTTCCTAGCAAAAGCTATGCAGAACCCGGAGTTCATACATCAATTGATCCAGCAAAAGGATAAAAGGAAAGAACTTGAAGAAGCCTTTACTAAGAAAAGACCACGTCCAATTGATCAAGGGCCTGGAGGCGGAGAATCCAGCCGAAGCGGTGAAGTTCGAAACCACGTCAAAGCTGAACCTTCAGAATTTGGAGATCACTACGGTTACCAAGTGTCTGAACTCGAGGCGTTAGCATTAGAAATGCAGGGGTTTGGTAGAGCGGCGAGAAGAGATCGAGATGAAGAGCAGGATGAACTGGAGAAGGAACTTGACGAGGGATTTTGGGAAGAGTTGTTGAATGAGGGGTTTGATGAAGAAGGGGAAACTGGGAAAGAAGGTGGCGGAGAGGAAGACGTGAACGTACTGGCTGATAG GATTCCGTTCTGA
- the LOC113733092 gene encoding heat stress transcription factor A-7a isoform X1, whose protein sequence is MDPPYPVKEEYPDQYHAGSSSSPPGTLAPQPMEGLHDAGPPPFLTKTFDMVDDSTTDHIVSWSRGGHSFVVWDPHAFSTALLPRFFKHNNFSSFVRQLNTYGFRKIDPDKWEFANEAFLRGQKHLLRNIRRRKAPSQPTSPQQALGPCVEVGRFGLDAEVDRLRRDKQVLMMELVKLRQQQQSTRAHLQSMEVRLQGTEKKQQHMMSFLAKAMQNPEFIHQLIQQKDKRKELEEAFTKKRPRPIDQGPGGGESSRSGEVRNHVKAEPSEFGDHYGYQVSELEALALEMQGFGRAARRDRDEEQDELEKELDEGFWEELLNEGFDEEGETGKEGGGEEDVNVLADRFGFLGSSPK, encoded by the exons ATGGATCCTCCGTACCCTGTTAAGGAAGAGTATCCGGATCAGTACCATGCTGGATCAAGCTCATCTCCGCCCGGGACGCTAGCGCCGCAGCCAATGGAAGGGCTACACGACGCGGGCCCTCCGCCCTTCCTGACCAAGACCTTTGACATGGTGGATGATTCCACCACTGATCACATTGTTTCTTGGAGCAGAGGAGGTCACAGTTTCGTTGTGTGGGATCCTCATGCCTTCTCCACCGCCCTCCTCCCTAGATTCTTTAAGCACAACAATTTCTCTAGCTTTGTCCGCCAACTAAACACTTAC GGCTTTAGAAAGATTGATCCTGATAAATGGGAGTTTGCTAATGAAGCATTTCTTAGGGGTCAGAAGCACCTACTGCGGAACATCAGGAGAAGAAAGGCACCTTCGCAGCCTACTTCTCCACAGCAAGCTCTTGGCCCTTGTGTTGAAGTAGGAAGATTTGGACTTGATGCAGAAGTGGATCGATTGCGGCGGGACAAGCAGGTACTGATGATGGAACTCGTTAAACTTAGACAGCAGCAGCAAAGCACAAGAGCACACCTTCAGTCAATGGAGGTGAGGTTACAGGGCACAGAGAAGAAGCAGCAACACATGATGAGTTTCCTAGCAAAAGCTATGCAGAACCCGGAGTTCATACATCAATTGATCCAGCAAAAGGATAAAAGGAAAGAACTTGAAGAAGCCTTTACTAAGAAAAGACCACGTCCAATTGATCAAGGGCCTGGAGGCGGAGAATCCAGCCGAAGCGGTGAAGTTCGAAACCACGTCAAAGCTGAACCTTCAGAATTTGGAGATCACTACGGTTACCAAGTGTCTGAACTCGAGGCGTTAGCATTAGAAATGCAGGGGTTTGGTAGAGCGGCGAGAAGAGATCGAGATGAAGAGCAGGATGAACTGGAGAAGGAACTTGACGAGGGATTTTGGGAAGAGTTGTTGAATGAGGGGTTTGATGAAGAAGGGGAAACTGGGAAAGAAGGTGGCGGAGAGGAAGACGTGAACGTACTGGCTGATAGGTTTGGCTTCTTGGGTTCGAGTCCGAAATAG
- the LOC113715953 gene encoding uncharacterized protein isoform X1 — MNGRRLLVALLLGFLLRVNYLCTNGESSTCLTVYREGGAPAVFQSPKCPRWTLSNYRSNPKNSPSSAARCQSAMHQGRRKSQEDRTLCALDIRIPFPCPTGVKEVTVGIIAVFDGHNGDQASDTASKLLLEYFTLHTYFLLDTTFSFLLGRSVGRLPNKGVQGQFFQKPRWENNDRHAIYIGRLKLELSAIWDESFHLEILREALLRAIHDIDVAFTKDAFRENFVSGSTAAVILQADTQVLVANIGDSKAFLCSELHQSPYEAKATLLRLYRQNRDDKTSSFLKDYRSLKLAASSGLTFLIAKELTEDHHPDRDDERSRVEAAGGYVSEWGGVARVNGRLAVSRAIGDVYFKSYGVVSLPEVNDWQPLTVNDSYLVAATDGVFEKLNPQDICDIFWELHTGTSVSSELIDFSSYSLADRVVDAAFDRGSLDNMAAIVVPVKSFGTSQSLLKNVFDEAGEHDSSASGYIRPLNERPGDDHMSEPVEVEHTYSVGDKFERLLVERKKSSFGCFYLSENLNEIDDHTFWVEKDDHEHSFKLTQALPSAVTHTCGGLKNVHDKQSMCMFYGFSADEDNGQCTNPESFTSFLGLLGSIPLHGTGPDEHTIPDSRYILKKRYGRGSYGEVWLAFQWNCSKLSKSSEQSSKDGKFYYQYMHFRDYDGSSETSSFADDRYNGTADDKMFILKRIMVERGPAVYLSGLREKYFGEVFLNASTVLRASPPAAASDAFSGDALSDTSCNLKANQSMKHETEVTWSSQSISSGKRKSLKVNYEDGLNHIARFVESFESQSNQMWLVFRHEGVSLSKLLYTAEEVINSDDQGSDDHLKRVQILHPSKWWHWLKTTEAGQEEMQNLILQLLKALKSCHDRNITHRDIKPENMVVCFEDQFSGRCSNGLPDGDNNYATKMRLIDFGSALDDFTMRHLYGSTGPSRAEQTSEYAPPEALLNVSWYQGPMHKIVTYDMWSVGVIILELILGSPNVFQINSKTRALLDQHLEGWNENLKELAYKLRSFMEMCILIPGIPTRLHHNSETKDHGSVPPVPWKCSEDFFANQIKRRDPLNIGFPNIWALRLVRELLQWNPEDRLSVDDALQHPYFSPRPSS, encoded by the exons ATGAACGGACGGAGGTTACTAGTTGCCCTTCTATTGGGGTTTCTGCTACGCGTAAATTATCTTTGTACCAATGGAGAGTCGTCGACTTGCCTGACGGTGTACAGAGAAGGAGGTGCACCGGCTGTGTTCCAGTCCCCCAAATGCCCTCGCTGGACCCTATCAAATTACCGTTCCAATCCGAAGAATTCCCCGTCGTCGGCCGCTAGGTGCCAATCGGCAATGCACCAGGGTCGCCGAAAGTCCCAGGAAGATCGTACTCTTTGTGCCCTCGACATTCGCATTCCTTTTCCCT GTCCTACAGGAGTTAAGGAAGTCACAGTTGGTATTATTGCAGTTTTTGATGGTCATAATGGTGATCAAGCTAGTGATACGGCTTCAAAGCTATTGCTGGAGTACTTTACGCTGCATACTTACTTTCTTCTTGATAcaacattttcatttttattgggGAGATCCGTGGGAAGGTTACCAAATAAAGGAGTTCAGGGTCAGTTTTTCCAAAAGCCGAGGTGGGAAAACAATGATCGCCATGCAATATATATTGGGAG GCTTAAGCTGGAGTTATCAGCAATATGGGATGAATCCTTTCACTTGGAGATATTAAGGGAAGCATTGTTGAGAGCAATCCATGACATTGATGTGGCATTCACGAAG GATGCTTTCAGAGAGAATTTTGTTTCTGGTTCCACGGCTGCAGTCATACTTCAAGCTGACACTcaagttttggttgcaaatattggagATTCAAAGGCATTTTTGTGTTCTGAGTTACATCAGTCTCCTTATGAAGCAAAAG CCACTTTGTTAAGGTTGTACAGGCAGAATAGAGATGATAAGACTTCTTCATTTTTAAAAGATTACCGCAGTCTCAAGTTGGCAGCTTCCAGTGGCTTGACTTTTTTGATTGCAAAGGAACTTACAGAAGATCACCATCCGGATAGAGATGATGAACGATCTCGTGTGGAAGCTGCCGGAGGGTATGTTTCTGAGTGGGGAGGAGTAGCTCGAGTCAATGGTCGATTGGCTGTTTCAAGAGCAATTGGAGATGTGTACTTCAAAAG TTATGGTGTTGTATCCCTACCTGAGGTGAATGATTGGCAACCTTTGACCGTCAATGACAGTTATTTAGTGGCTGCAACTGATGGCGTATTTGAGAAGCTAAATCCACAGGACATATGTGATATATTTTGGGAATTGCATACTGGTACCAGTGTGAGCTCAGAACTTATTGACTTTTCATCATACTCATTAGCTGATAGAGTTGTGGATGCTGCATTTGATAGAGGCAGTCTCGATAACATGGCAGCTATTGTAGTTCCTGTCAAATCCTTTGGTACTTCTCAAAGTTTGCTTAAGAATGTGTTTGATGAAGCTGGGGAGCATGATTCCTCGGCCTCAGGATATATCAGGCCCCTTAATGAGCGACCAG GTGATGATCACATGTCAGAACCTGTGGAGGTGGAGCATACTTATTCTGTAGGTGACAAGTTTGAGCGGTTATTG gttgaaaggaaaaaaagcaGCTTTGGGTGTTTTTACTTATCTGAAAACCTCAACGAAATTGACGACCACACATTTTGGGTGGAAAAGGATGACCATGAACATAGTTTTAAGCTAACTCAAGCATTGCCTAGTGCTGTCACTCATACTTGTG GTGGCCTGAAAAATGTCCATGATAAACAGAGTATGTGCATGTTCTATGGATTTTCGGCTGATGAAGATAATGGTCAATGCACAAATCCAGAAAGTTTTACTAGTTTCCTTGGTCTGCTTGGATCAATTCCTCTCCATGGTACTGGTCCGGATGAGCATACAATACCCGATTCAAG GTACATACTAAAGAAGAGGTATGGCCGTGGATCGTACGGCGAAGTTTGGCTCGCTTTTCAGTGGAATTGTTCTAAATTGAGCAAAAGCTCAGAACAGAGTTCTAAAGATGGAAAGTTCTATTATCAATATATGCATTTCAGGGATTATGATGGAAGTTCAGAGACAAGCTCATTTGCTGATGATCGATACAATGGGACTGCTGATGATAAAATGTTCATCTTGAAGCGCATAATG GTAGAGAGAGGGCCTGCTGTCTATCTAAGTGGTCTGCGAGAGAAATATTTCGGTGAAGTTTTTTTGAATGCCTCCACCGTTTTAAGAGCTTCACCACCAGCTGCAGCATCAGATGCTTTCTCTGGGGATGCTTTATCAGATACTAGCTGTAATTTAAAAGCCAATCAGTCCATGAAACATGAAACTGAAGTTACATGGAGCTCACAAAGTATATCCTCTGGAAAAAGGAAGTCGCTAAAAGTTAATTATGAAGATGGCTTGAACCACATTGCCAGATTTGTTGAGTCTTTTGAGTCTCAATCCAATCAAATGTGGCTTGTTTTTCGCCATGAAGGTGTTTCCTTATCGAAGCTTCTATATACGGCTGAAGAAGTGATAAATAGTGATGATCAAGGAAGCGATGACCATCTTAAGCGTGTTCAGATATTGCACCCATCAAAATGGTGGCACTGGTTGAAGACAACAGAAGCAGGGCAAGAGGAAATGCAAAATCTTATATTGCAATTG TTGAAGGCACTGAAGTCTTGCCATGACCGCAACATCACTCACAGGGATATAAAGCCTG AAAATATGGTCGTTTGCTTTGAAGATCAGTTTTCTGGGAGATGCTCTAATGGACTTCCAGATGGAGATAACAATTATGCTACTAAAAT gCGCCTTATTGACTTTGGTAGTGCATTGGATGATTTCACCATGAGGCATTTGTATGGTTCCACAGGACCTTCTAG AGCTGAACAAACGTCTGAGTATGCTCCTCCAGAAGCTTTACTGAACGTTAGCTGGTACCAGGGCCCAATGCACAAAATTGTAAC GTATGATATGTGGAGTGTCGGTGTGATAATCTTGGAGTTGATTCTAGGATCACCAAATGTGTTTCAGATAAATTCTAAAACACGCGCTCTTTTAGATCAGCACCTTGAAGGTTGGAATGAGAATCTGAAGGAACTTGCTTACAA ACTCAGATCTTTTATGGAAATGTGCATCTTAATCCCTGGGATTCCTACAAGACTTCATCACAATTCGGAGACAAAAGATCAT GGTTCAGTTCCTCCAGTTCCATGGAAATGCTCGGAAGATTTTTTcgcaaatcaaataaagaggagGGATCCGCTTAACATAGG GTTTCCAAACATATGGGCATTGCGCTTAGTGCGAGAGTTGTTACAATGGAATCCG GAGGATCGGCTTAGCGTTGATGATGCTTTGCAGCACCCTTACTTTTCACCTAGACCTAGCTCCTAA
- the LOC113715953 gene encoding probable protein phosphatase 2C 51 isoform X2: MNGRRLLVALLLGFLLRVNYLCTNGESSTCLTVYREGGAPAVFQSPKCPRWTLSNYRSNPKNSPSSAARCQSAMHQGRRKSQEDRTLCALDIRIPFPCPTGVKEVTVGIIAVFDGHNGDQASDTASKLLLEYFTLHTYFLLDTTFSFLLGRSVGRLPNKGVQGQFFQKPRWENNDRHAIYIGRLKLELSAIWDESFHLEILREALLRAIHDIDVAFTKDAFRENFVSGSTAAVILQADTQVLVANIGDSKAFLCSELHQSPYEAKATLLRLYRQNRDDKTSSFLKDYRSLKLAASSGLTFLIAKELTEDHHPDRDDERSRVEAAGGYVSEWGGVARVNGRLAVSRAIGDVYFKSYGVVSLPEVNDWQPLTVNDSYLVAATDGVFEKLNPQDICDIFWELHTGTSVSSELIDFSSYSLADRVVDAAFDRGSLDNMAAIVVPVKSFGTSQSLLKNVFDEAGEHDSSASGYIRPLNERPGDDHMSEPVEVEHTYSVGDKFERLLVERKKSSFGCFYLSENLNEIDDHTFWVEKDDHEHSFKLTQALPSAVTHTCGGLKNVHDKQSMCMFYGFSADEDNGQCTNPESFTSFLGLLGSIPLHGTGPDEHTIPDSRYILKKRYGRGSYGEVWLAFQWNCSKLSKSSEQSSKDGKFYYQYMHFRDYDGSSETSSFADDRYNGTADDKMFILKRIMVERGPAVYLSGLREKYFGEVFLNASTVLRASPPAAASDAFSGDALSDTSCNLKANQSMKHETEVTWSSQSISSGKRKSLKVNYEDGLNHIARFVESFESQSNQMWLVFRHEGVSLSKLLYTAEEVINSDDQGSDDHLKRVQILHPSKWWHWLKTTEAGQEEMQNLILQLLKALKSCHDRNITHRDIKPGALLTLVVHWMISP; encoded by the exons ATGAACGGACGGAGGTTACTAGTTGCCCTTCTATTGGGGTTTCTGCTACGCGTAAATTATCTTTGTACCAATGGAGAGTCGTCGACTTGCCTGACGGTGTACAGAGAAGGAGGTGCACCGGCTGTGTTCCAGTCCCCCAAATGCCCTCGCTGGACCCTATCAAATTACCGTTCCAATCCGAAGAATTCCCCGTCGTCGGCCGCTAGGTGCCAATCGGCAATGCACCAGGGTCGCCGAAAGTCCCAGGAAGATCGTACTCTTTGTGCCCTCGACATTCGCATTCCTTTTCCCT GTCCTACAGGAGTTAAGGAAGTCACAGTTGGTATTATTGCAGTTTTTGATGGTCATAATGGTGATCAAGCTAGTGATACGGCTTCAAAGCTATTGCTGGAGTACTTTACGCTGCATACTTACTTTCTTCTTGATAcaacattttcatttttattgggGAGATCCGTGGGAAGGTTACCAAATAAAGGAGTTCAGGGTCAGTTTTTCCAAAAGCCGAGGTGGGAAAACAATGATCGCCATGCAATATATATTGGGAG GCTTAAGCTGGAGTTATCAGCAATATGGGATGAATCCTTTCACTTGGAGATATTAAGGGAAGCATTGTTGAGAGCAATCCATGACATTGATGTGGCATTCACGAAG GATGCTTTCAGAGAGAATTTTGTTTCTGGTTCCACGGCTGCAGTCATACTTCAAGCTGACACTcaagttttggttgcaaatattggagATTCAAAGGCATTTTTGTGTTCTGAGTTACATCAGTCTCCTTATGAAGCAAAAG CCACTTTGTTAAGGTTGTACAGGCAGAATAGAGATGATAAGACTTCTTCATTTTTAAAAGATTACCGCAGTCTCAAGTTGGCAGCTTCCAGTGGCTTGACTTTTTTGATTGCAAAGGAACTTACAGAAGATCACCATCCGGATAGAGATGATGAACGATCTCGTGTGGAAGCTGCCGGAGGGTATGTTTCTGAGTGGGGAGGAGTAGCTCGAGTCAATGGTCGATTGGCTGTTTCAAGAGCAATTGGAGATGTGTACTTCAAAAG TTATGGTGTTGTATCCCTACCTGAGGTGAATGATTGGCAACCTTTGACCGTCAATGACAGTTATTTAGTGGCTGCAACTGATGGCGTATTTGAGAAGCTAAATCCACAGGACATATGTGATATATTTTGGGAATTGCATACTGGTACCAGTGTGAGCTCAGAACTTATTGACTTTTCATCATACTCATTAGCTGATAGAGTTGTGGATGCTGCATTTGATAGAGGCAGTCTCGATAACATGGCAGCTATTGTAGTTCCTGTCAAATCCTTTGGTACTTCTCAAAGTTTGCTTAAGAATGTGTTTGATGAAGCTGGGGAGCATGATTCCTCGGCCTCAGGATATATCAGGCCCCTTAATGAGCGACCAG GTGATGATCACATGTCAGAACCTGTGGAGGTGGAGCATACTTATTCTGTAGGTGACAAGTTTGAGCGGTTATTG gttgaaaggaaaaaaagcaGCTTTGGGTGTTTTTACTTATCTGAAAACCTCAACGAAATTGACGACCACACATTTTGGGTGGAAAAGGATGACCATGAACATAGTTTTAAGCTAACTCAAGCATTGCCTAGTGCTGTCACTCATACTTGTG GTGGCCTGAAAAATGTCCATGATAAACAGAGTATGTGCATGTTCTATGGATTTTCGGCTGATGAAGATAATGGTCAATGCACAAATCCAGAAAGTTTTACTAGTTTCCTTGGTCTGCTTGGATCAATTCCTCTCCATGGTACTGGTCCGGATGAGCATACAATACCCGATTCAAG GTACATACTAAAGAAGAGGTATGGCCGTGGATCGTACGGCGAAGTTTGGCTCGCTTTTCAGTGGAATTGTTCTAAATTGAGCAAAAGCTCAGAACAGAGTTCTAAAGATGGAAAGTTCTATTATCAATATATGCATTTCAGGGATTATGATGGAAGTTCAGAGACAAGCTCATTTGCTGATGATCGATACAATGGGACTGCTGATGATAAAATGTTCATCTTGAAGCGCATAATG GTAGAGAGAGGGCCTGCTGTCTATCTAAGTGGTCTGCGAGAGAAATATTTCGGTGAAGTTTTTTTGAATGCCTCCACCGTTTTAAGAGCTTCACCACCAGCTGCAGCATCAGATGCTTTCTCTGGGGATGCTTTATCAGATACTAGCTGTAATTTAAAAGCCAATCAGTCCATGAAACATGAAACTGAAGTTACATGGAGCTCACAAAGTATATCCTCTGGAAAAAGGAAGTCGCTAAAAGTTAATTATGAAGATGGCTTGAACCACATTGCCAGATTTGTTGAGTCTTTTGAGTCTCAATCCAATCAAATGTGGCTTGTTTTTCGCCATGAAGGTGTTTCCTTATCGAAGCTTCTATATACGGCTGAAGAAGTGATAAATAGTGATGATCAAGGAAGCGATGACCATCTTAAGCGTGTTCAGATATTGCACCCATCAAAATGGTGGCACTGGTTGAAGACAACAGAAGCAGGGCAAGAGGAAATGCAAAATCTTATATTGCAATTG TTGAAGGCACTGAAGTCTTGCCATGACCGCAACATCACTCACAGGGATATAAAGCCTG gCGCCTTATTGACTTTGGTAGTGCATTGGATGATTTCACCATGA